Proteins from a genomic interval of Rosa chinensis cultivar Old Blush chromosome 2, RchiOBHm-V2, whole genome shotgun sequence:
- the LOC112187919 gene encoding shikimate O-hydroxycinnamoyltransferase, protein MAINLSVRESTFVKPSEETPRRALWISNLDAVVLNTHMGSVYFYRRKAGTPSNFFDPEVLKEALSKALVSFYPMAGRLKMNIHEGRSRVEIDCNGEGVLFVVAETSSVVDDFGDFAPTLEFRRLIPAVDYSAGISSYPLLVLQVTYFNCGGVALGVGMEHRVADGISGLQFVNTWSDMARGLDITIPPFIDRKLLRARDPPQPAFHHIEYQRSPQSANPGADAESTRVSILKLTSDHLNNLKAKSKEDGNPIKYSSYEMLAGHIWKCATKARKLANDQETRLYVATDGRSRLKPSLPPGYFGNVIFAATPIAAAGDLQSKPIWYAASCIHNTLARMDDEYLRSALDYLELQPNLSALARGAHSFRSPKLGITSWVRLPIHDADFGWGRPDFMGPGGIAYEGLCYILPSTSDDGSLSVAICLQLEHMELFSKLLYDI, encoded by the exons ATGGCGATCAACCTGAGCGTGCGGGAATCGACGTTTGTGAAGCCATCGGAGGAGACGCCTAGGCGTGCGCtttggatttccaacctggacGCCGTTGTGCTCAACACTCACATGGGCAGTGTTTACTTCTACAGGAGGAAAGCCGGCACGCCGAGTAACTTCTTCGACCCAGAAGTGCTCAAGGAAGCCCTCAGCAAGGCACTCGTGTCTTTCTACCCCATGGCAGGCCGGCTTAAGATGAACATCCACGAAGGCCGCAGCCGTGTCGAAATCGATTGCAATGGGGAGGGGGTGCTCTTTGTTGTAGCGGAGACCAGCTCTGTGGTGGATGACTTTGGCGACTTTGCTCCCACTCTAGAGTTCCGGCGGCTCATCCCTGCCGTTGATTACTCCGCTGGGATATCATCTTATCCCCTTTTGGTCTTACAG GTTACGTACTTCAACTGTGGTGGAGTGGCACTTGGTGTTGGCATGGAACATCGCGTTGCAGACGGTATTTCTGGTCTGCAATTTGTAAATACATGGTCCGATATGGCTCGTGGCCTTGACATTACGATTCCACCATTTATTGACCGGAAATTACTTCGTGCACGAGATCCACCTCAGCCTGCATTCCACCACATTGAATACCAGCGAAGTCCTCAAAGCGCAAACCCTGGTGCTGATGCTGAGAGTACAAGAGTCTCCATTTTAAAACTGACCTCAGACCACCTCAACAACTTGAAAGCCAAGTCTAAGGAGGATGGCAACCCAATCAAGTACAGCTCATATGAGATGTTGGCTGGTCATATCTGGAAATGTGCAACCAAGGCACGGAAACTTGCCAATGATCAAGAGACCAGGCTATATGTTGCCACAGACGGAAGGTCCAGACTGAAACCCTCTCTCCCTCCTGGATATTTTGGCAATGTGATTTTCGCAGCTACGCCAATTGCTGCTGCAGGGGATCTCCAATCCAAACCGATATGGTACGCTGCAAGCTGTATTCATAATACTTTAGCTCGCATGGACGATGAATATCTTAGATCAGCCCTAGACTATCTTGAACTTCAGCCTAATCTTTCAGCCCTTGCTCGTGGAGCTCATAGTTTTAGGAGCCCAAAACTTGGGATAACTAGTTGGGTTAGGCTGCCGATTCATGATGCTGATTTCGGGTGGGGTCGACCCGATTTCATGGGGCCTGGTGGAATTGCATATGAAGGGTTGTGTTACATATTACCAAGTACAAGTGATGACGGGAGCTTGTCAGTAGCCATTTGTCTGCAACTTGAACACATGGAATTGTTCTCGAAGTTGTTATATGACATATAA